Part of the Pseudodesulfovibrio hydrargyri genome is shown below.
CGCGGTGCGCGATACGGGCATAGGCATGACCGAGGAGCAGCGCGGCAGGCTCTTCCAGCAGTTCAGCCAGGCCGATACCTCCACCACCCGCAAGTACGGCGGCACCGGGCTTGGCCTGGCGATCTCCAAGAAGCTGACCGAGTTGATGGGCGGCTCCATCTGGGTGGAGAGCGAGTCCGGCATCGGCAGCACGTTCCATTTCACGACCCGCCTGAAGAAACAGTCACGCCCGCCCAAGTGGGACGAATACCTGGATATACGACCCCTGCACGTGCTGGTGGTGGACGACAACGCCACCGCGCGGACGATTTTCGCCGAGATGCTGGCCGGGTTCGGCTTCACGTTCGATCTGGCGGATTCATCCGAAGCCGGGCTGGCCCTGCTGGAAGGGCGGGACGGGGACCGTCCCTACGACTTCGCGATCCTGGACTGGGATCTGCACGGCCTCGCCGGAAACGGGATGATCCGGGCCATGGAGGAGAGTCCGGCCGTCGCGCAGGTGCCGAAGGTCATCTTCGTGTCGGCGTACGGGACCTTCAACATCGAGAACGAGACCAAGGACGAGCCCGCCGTGGTGGGCGTCTTGAGCAAGCCCATACTGCCCTCGACCCTGCTCGACACCATCATGGTCGCCGAACAGGGCATGGCCCAGCGGGCGAGCCGGACCGGCTTCAGGCAGAGCGAACTGGGACAGGTGACCGCCAAACTGAGCCAGGCCAAGGTGCTCCTGGTGGAGGACAACGAGATCAACCAGGACGTGGCCGTGGACCTGCTGACCAGCAACGGCATCGCCTGCAAGGTCGCGAAAAACGGCGTGGAGGCGCTGGAGATGCTGGAGCGGGAGCCTTTCGACTGCGTGCTTATGGACTGCCAGATGCCGGTCATGGACGGCTACACCGCCACCCGGGAAATCCGCAAGATCGACCGCTTCAAGAAACTCCCGATCATCGCCATGACCGCCAACGTCATGGCCGGGGACAGGGAGAAGTCCATCGAGGCGGGCATGAACGACCACATCGGCAAGCCCATCCGGGTCCAGGAACTCTTCGTGACCATGGGCAAATGGGTCAAGCCGTCCATCAAGCGGACCGCCTCCGCATTGCCCGAGATGAACATGGACCTGTCCGGCCTGGACGGCATAGACGTGGCGGCGGGGCTGCGCTACGTCCAGGGCAAGGAGTCCCTGTACCGCTCCCTGCTGGGAAAATTCCTGCGCAATTACGAGAAGTTCGGGGAGATGTTCGAGGCCGCGCGGCGGGAAGACGACGATATGGCAGCCGAACGGTGCGCGCATACTCTCAAGGGGGTGGCGGCCACCATCGGGGCCGCACGGGTCAGCGAGCGCGCCCTGGACCTGGAGTCGGCCTGCGCCCGGCGTGAACCGGACGCGGAGATCGACAGGCTGCTCCGGGCCGTGGAGGAGGAACTGGCCCCGGTCATAGCGGCGCTGCAACGCCTCGGCGGGCCGTCCGCGCCGGCTGATTCGGACAAGGCGGGCGAAGGGGAGGTGGCCGGGGAGACCCTGGAATGCCTGCGCGAACTGCGCGTCCTGCTCGAGGAGTTCAACGCCGAAGCCCTGGCCGTGGCCAAGAAGCTGCGCACCATGCCCGGCGTCCGCAGGCACGCCGCCAAGATGAACGGCCTGATCAAGGCCGTGGAGAACTACGACTTCGAGGTGGCGCTCAGGAAGCTCGACGAACTCGGGCTGTCCTGACGGCGGCGGGGAGAGGGCCGCAGCGTATCGGTCACATCCCGTATTTCTTCAGTTTGTTGTTCAGCGTGGTCCGGGTGATGTCGAGAATCTTGGCCGCCTCGCTCTTGTTCCCGCCGGTCTGCTCCAGGGTCGCCAGGATGGCCAGTTTCTGGACGTCCTCCAACGGCTGCCCGCCGAGCTGTCCGTGGCCGTTGCCCGCCGGGGCGTCCTGCTCGTAGCTCCTGAGCAGTGCGGCCGGGAGTTCCTTTTCGGTAACGTACTCGCCCATGCACAGGATGATCGCCCGTTCGATGGTGTTCTCCAGCTCGCGGACGTTCCCGGGCCAGGCGTGGTGGATGAGCATGTCCATGGCCAGCGGGGTGAATCCCTTGACCGCCTTGCGGTTCTTTTCCGCGAACCGGTCGAGGAAGAAGTTGGCCAATAGGGGGACGTCGTCCTGGCGCTCGCGCAGCGCGGGCAGGCGCAGGGCCATGACGTGCAGCCGGTAGTAGAGGTCCTCCCGGAAGCGTCCGGCGTCCACCTCGGCCTTGAGGTCCCGGTTGGTGGCGGCCAGGATGCGCACGTCCACCGACTGCACCGTGTCGCTGCCCACCCGCTGGATCTCCCGCTCCTGCACCGCCCGAAGCAGCTTGGCCTGCATGGGCATGGATATCTCGCCGATCTCGTCCAGGAAAATGGTCCCCTTGTCGGCCTGCATGAACCGGCCGTCGCGGCGCTTGTCCGCGCCGGTGAAGGCCCCTTTCTCGTGTCCGAACAGCTCGGATTCCAGCAGGGTCTCGGACAGGGCGGCGCAGTTGATGGTCACCAGCTGTTTCGCCTTCCGGGCGGAGTTCGAGTGGATGGCCCGGGCGATGAGCTCCTTGCCGGTGCCGGACTCGCCGGTGATCAGCACCGTGGCCTCGGTGGGGGCGACCACCTTGACCATCTCGATGACCTCGCGCATGGCCGGGCTGGTCCCGATGATCCCCGTGAGCGACTGCCCGGAGGAGACGGTCTCCCGCAGATGACGATTCTCCTCGGACAGCCGCCGGTGCTCCAGGGCGCGTTCCAGGGTCAGCTTGAGCTCGTCGAAATTGAGCGGCTTGGTCAGGTAGTCGTAGGCCCCGAGCTTCATGGCCTCGACCGCCACGTCCACCGAGGAGTAGGCGGTCATGATCAGCACCGGAATGGCCGGGTTGTAGGCCTTGATCTCCTCCAGGGCCTCGATGCCGCTGACCCTGGCCATGCGGACGTCCATGAGCACGGCGTCGAAGGGGCGCTCCTTCACGGCCGAGACCGCCTCGCCGCCGTCCATGGCCGAAGCGGTTTCATAGCCCCATCCGCCGAGGATGGTCTTCAGCATGGAGAGATGGCCCTTGTCGTCGTCGACGATGAGTATGGTGGTCTTCATTGTCTGTCTTTCCTCAATGGGCTTGCGGCAGGGTGATGGCGAAGGTCGTGCCCTTGCCCGGATTGCTTGCGACATGGACACCGCCGCCATGTCCCTCCACGATCTTGCGGACCACGGCCAGGCCCAGCCCGGTGCCCTGGCTTTTGGTCGTGAAATACGGATCGAAGATGGTCGCCAGGTCCGCTTCGGGGATGCCCCGGCCGGTGTCCTCGACCTCGATGACCAGGGCGCCTTCAAAGGACCGGGCGCGCAGGGACAGACGGCCTCCGGGCTCCATGGCCTGGATGCCGTTGATGCCGATGTTCAGTACGGCCTGGACCATGCGGTCCGGGTCCATCTCGGCTTCGGGCAGGTCCGGCGTAACCTCCATTGAAAGCTCCACTCCCTGGTCCGAGGCGTCCTGCTGCAACAGCCTGGACACGGTGTCCAGGACCATGGCCGGGTCGGCCTTGCGGAACTTGAAGTCCGAGGGCCGCGAGAAATCCAGGAGTTCGGAGATGACCCGGTTCAGCCGTTCCGTCTCGGCGATCATCACCGTGGCCGCCTTGCGGTTATCGCTGCCCTCGTCGAACAGCCCGGCGAAGTAGGTCGCGTATCCCTTGATGCTGCTCAGCGGATTGCGCACCTCGTGGGCGATGCCCGCAGCCAGGTTGCCGATGGCCGCCATCTTCTCGCGCTGCTTCACATCGGCCTGGAGGCGGTGAATTTCCGTCAGGTCGCTGAGGATGTAGATGGTCCCCAGGTGGGCGGCCCCGTCCGAGGTCACCGGCGCGACGCCGACGTTGACCGGGGACTCCGTGTCCCGGGTCCGGATGGACAGTTCCCTGGTCACGGGAGCGCCCGTCTCGGCGGACTCGGCGGCCAGGTCCGTGACCTCGGCCGGGAGCACGTCGCGCGCGGCGGCCCCCAGGGCGTCGTCCGGGGCCACGTTCAGGAGCGCGGCCGCGTCTCGGTTGATGCGGGTCACGCAGCCGTCCGGGCCGGTGACGATCATGCCGATGGGCAGGTTGGCCACGATCTCGGCGGCCAGGGCCTGGGTGTCGCGCAGCTGCTCGCGGGAGCGGCGGTACGCCTGGACCCAGAAGAGCGAGACCATGCAGCCCAGGCCGACCAGCAGCAGGACGGCCGAGGTGGTCATCATGACCCGGACGTCGGTGCGGCGCGCCTCAACGAATGGGGCGATGTCCAGGCCGATGAAAATGAGCGGTTTCTCGACGGACTCGCCGGACGCGTCCTCGGCCTGCCGCCGCATCATCATCCCCCGGCGTCCGTTGCCACTTCCGTTCCCCCGCCCGTTGCCGGACCAGGACATGTGGTGGTTCATCATGTCGCGCATCATTCTGAAGCCGCCGGATTTCAGGGGGACGAATTCCTTGTAGACCACGAAGGAGCCCGCGCCAGCACCATCCCGAAGGACCACGGACTGGGCCTTCCGGTCCGGATGCAGGGACTCGATTTGCGCCGCGTCCAGAAATACGCTGCCGATCTTTTGCGAATCGCTGTGGGCGATGATCCGTCCGTCCCGGTCGGTGAGCACTATATAGAGGATGTCGGGCAGCTTGGCGGTCGCGTCGATCAATGCCTGGAGCCTGCCCTCGGCCCCGTAGTCGCCCATCATGCCGACCCTCGCGCCTGTCTCGAAGGAGCGGATCAGAGCGCCTCCCTTTTCGCCGAGGACCTTCTCCATGTACCGGACTTCGCGGTTGTAGTTGAACACGGCCAGGGTCACGACCACCAGGGTCATGATGGTGGCCATGCCCAGGATCATCCACACGGATGCGGGGCTTCCCAATATCTTCGCTTTCAGCTGCATGTCCGACCTGCCGGGTGCGATTGTTTAATTTTTGGACTGTCTTATTTTTGGACTGGTTAAAAATTAATCACATGCGACCGTCTTGGCAAGGGTAAATTCGTTGCGCGGCATTTGTGTTTTTTCAGTAATTCTAATTAAATCAATATATTGTGTGAAGTAGAACGACTTTGGCACGCCCCTTGCCTTATGGAGGGTACGAACACGAACAAAACCCTACAGGAGGTTTCATCATGAAGAAGTTTGTTATGGCGCTCGCAGTGGTTTCGGTCGTCGCCCTGGTTTCCGCCAACGCCATGGCCTGGGGCATGCACGGCTGGCAGGGCAACGGGTACGGCATGGGCTACAACGCCACCCAGGTCGACCAGAAGGCATACCAGGAATTCCAGGATTCCACTGCCGACCTGCGTGCGGCCATCCGCGCGGACCGTGCGGAGATGGCGGCCGTCATGGCCGGGCAGAATCCGGACGCCAAGCGGGTTCGCGCCCTGTCCGAGAGCATCGACAAGAACATCACGGCCGTTCAGGCCAAGGCCAAGGAACTCGGACTGCCCCAGTACGGCGCCATGGGCCCCGGCATGGGACGCGGAATGGGCCCCGGCATGGGTCACGGCATGCGCGGCGGCATGGGACGCGGCGCCATGATGGGCTATGGCCAGGGCTACGGCAACGGCTACAACTGCCCGGCCTGGTAGATCCGATTAATCCCCTAGTTCAGCGGGGGGAGAGCACCTCCCCCCGCTGAAACACGTTACGGAGAGAAAGACATGCTGCATCACAACTGGGGTTTCATGTACGGACCGGGCCATGGATGGTTCATGGGCGGCTTCGGTTCCCTCTTCGGACTGCTCCTCATCGGCCTGTTGGTGTTCCTGGTCATCCGGCTTTTCCAACGACCCGTCTCCGGTTCCAGCGCGAGGCGGGACCGGGAGGATTCCATGGAGATCCTGAAGCGCAGGTACGCCAACGGCGACATCTCCACCGAGGAATTTCGCAATATCCGCACCCAGCTGAAGGATTAGAACTGAGTCGGGGCGGGATATCCTTGCTGGTCACGCCTTTCATTCTGTTCTATTTTCTAATAAGACAGGCGCAGATTTCATACCTTGGAAGTCTGAAATTAAGCAGAAACTGGGAAGTCGCCTCTCCAACCATTCAACGCAGAGGGATCAGGATGAAAACAGCTATAACCACCACCCTGGCAGCCGTGACCCTGCTCATTGCCCTGGGCGCGCCCTCGGCACATGCGGAGACGAAAGACGCCTCGGCCGTGACGGAACCGGCCCCGGGCGACTATCTCGGCGACCGGGCCGAACTGGCCGACCTCAAGTCCTACCTCCAACTCGCCTCGGAGAACAACAACGAGCTGAGGGCCGCCTTCCACCGTTGGCAGGCCTCGGTCAAGAAGGCGCTTCGGGCCGACACGCTGCCCGATCCCCGGCTCTCCTTCGGCTACTACACCACGCCGCTGGAGACGCGCGGCGGCCCGGCGCGCTATAAATACGGGCTGTCCCAGACCCTGCCGTTCTTCGGCAAGCTCGCGGACAAGGAACGGATGGCCCTGCGCGAGGCCGACGGGTTCAAGGCCCGGTTCGACGAT
Proteins encoded:
- a CDS encoding periplasmic heavy metal sensor, which produces MKKFVMALAVVSVVALVSANAMAWGMHGWQGNGYGMGYNATQVDQKAYQEFQDSTADLRAAIRADRAEMAAVMAGQNPDAKRVRALSESIDKNITAVQAKAKELGLPQYGAMGPGMGRGMGPGMGHGMRGGMGRGAMMGYGQGYGNGYNCPAW
- a CDS encoding sigma 54-interacting transcriptional regulator translates to MKTTILIVDDDKGHLSMLKTILGGWGYETASAMDGGEAVSAVKERPFDAVLMDVRMARVSGIEALEEIKAYNPAIPVLIMTAYSSVDVAVEAMKLGAYDYLTKPLNFDELKLTLERALEHRRLSEENRHLRETVSSGQSLTGIIGTSPAMREVIEMVKVVAPTEATVLITGESGTGKELIARAIHSNSARKAKQLVTINCAALSETLLESELFGHEKGAFTGADKRRDGRFMQADKGTIFLDEIGEISMPMQAKLLRAVQEREIQRVGSDTVQSVDVRILAATNRDLKAEVDAGRFREDLYYRLHVMALRLPALRERQDDVPLLANFFLDRFAEKNRKAVKGFTPLAMDMLIHHAWPGNVRELENTIERAIILCMGEYVTEKELPAALLRSYEQDAPAGNGHGQLGGQPLEDVQKLAILATLEQTGGNKSEAAKILDITRTTLNNKLKKYGM
- a CDS encoding SHOCT domain-containing protein, with amino-acid sequence MLHHNWGFMYGPGHGWFMGGFGSLFGLLLIGLLVFLVIRLFQRPVSGSSARRDREDSMEILKRRYANGDISTEEFRNIRTQLKD
- a CDS encoding ATP-binding protein codes for the protein MQLKAKILGSPASVWMILGMATIMTLVVVTLAVFNYNREVRYMEKVLGEKGGALIRSFETGARVGMMGDYGAEGRLQALIDATAKLPDILYIVLTDRDGRIIAHSDSQKIGSVFLDAAQIESLHPDRKAQSVVLRDGAGAGSFVVYKEFVPLKSGGFRMMRDMMNHHMSWSGNGRGNGSGNGRRGMMMRRQAEDASGESVEKPLIFIGLDIAPFVEARRTDVRVMMTTSAVLLLVGLGCMVSLFWVQAYRRSREQLRDTQALAAEIVANLPIGMIVTGPDGCVTRINRDAAALLNVAPDDALGAAARDVLPAEVTDLAAESAETGAPVTRELSIRTRDTESPVNVGVAPVTSDGAAHLGTIYILSDLTEIHRLQADVKQREKMAAIGNLAAGIAHEVRNPLSSIKGYATYFAGLFDEGSDNRKAATVMIAETERLNRVISELLDFSRPSDFKFRKADPAMVLDTVSRLLQQDASDQGVELSMEVTPDLPEAEMDPDRMVQAVLNIGINGIQAMEPGGRLSLRARSFEGALVIEVEDTGRGIPEADLATIFDPYFTTKSQGTGLGLAVVRKIVEGHGGGVHVASNPGKGTTFAITLPQAH